The proteins below are encoded in one region of Garra rufa chromosome 12, GarRuf1.0, whole genome shotgun sequence:
- the LOC141347456 gene encoding putative claudin-24, protein MTNPCMVVLELLGMLLGTGGWFCTLAATIMPQWLSLSTELLSMESYEQGLWEACVVQEVAGTECRPYETILGLEPKIMLARVLICISDATCLLGLLLAIPAMSQINCCKTEEGQKTKRGLKITAGVFLCIAGLFVLFPISYIAHDIVMKFFDETVPHGVPRSEFGDALFIGWAAGLLDIVAATLLFASCSYSRDSEPHLVYHHQRQEIRTIDGARKRTEYV, encoded by the coding sequence ATGACCAACCCATGCATGGTGGTTCTGGAACTGCTCGGAATGCTGCTCGGGACAGGGGGCTGGTTTTGTACGCTGGCGGCCACCATTATGCCTCAATGGTTGTCACTTTCTACTGAACTATTGAGCATGGAGAGCTACGAACAAGGGCTTTGGGAGGCTTGCGTGGTCCAGGAGGTCGCTGGCACAGAGTGTCGCCCCTATGAAACCATCCTAGGCCTCGAACCGAAGATCATGCTGGCCCGTGTTCTGATATGTATTTCGGATGCCACATGTCTCCTCGGACTTCTCCTCGCCATCCCTGCCATGAGTCAGATCAATTGCTGTAAGACTGAGGAGGGACAGAAGACCAAGCGAGGTTTGAAGATCACGGCTGGTGTGTTTTTATGCATCGCTGGATTGTTTGTGCTCTTTCCCATCTCCTATATTGCTCACGATATTGTTATGAAGTTCTTTGATGAGACCGTGCCTCACGGAGTGCCACGTTCAGAGTTTGGGGACGCGCTGTTCATCGGATGGGCTGCAGGACTTCTTGACATTGTGGCAGCCACGCTGTTATTTGCCTCTTGCTCTTATTCCAGAGACAGTGAACCACATCTGGTGTATCACCATCAAAGGCAGGAGATCAGAACTATCGACGGTGCGAGAAAACGTACTGAGTACGTTTGA